From Demequina capsici, one genomic window encodes:
- a CDS encoding GNAT family N-acetyltransferase yields the protein MTDSLLRRAQHALAPLQRREVDAALAMCAADPVSSVLPAMHLEVARDSGVVPRGMWAVRRRSGLQRELAGLVWNGANLSAILPVTPDDPAGDELRADVAGGMVARLSRPAALVGDAGLILDLWGRVEPWWGPAREIRPRQLSMAIGSDPTPQATPRAGDDLQVQPLRRATLDDYDILLPACVHMFIGEVGYDPMRHGRAAYEDRLRYLVRAGRSFVQLGSLRGRLPEVIFKAEVGVLGGGVAQIQGVWTHPELRGRGIARAGMEALVRSVRAEVAPTVSLYVNDFNSPALAVYRRVGFRDVGTFATVMF from the coding sequence ATGACGGACTCGCTGCTGCGGAGGGCACAGCACGCGCTGGCGCCCCTGCAGCGGCGCGAGGTGGACGCTGCGCTCGCCATGTGCGCCGCGGACCCCGTCTCCTCCGTGCTTCCGGCCATGCACCTCGAGGTCGCGCGCGACAGCGGGGTGGTGCCGCGCGGCATGTGGGCGGTCAGGCGGCGCTCCGGCCTGCAGCGCGAGCTGGCCGGCCTGGTGTGGAACGGCGCGAACCTTTCGGCGATCCTCCCCGTGACGCCCGACGATCCCGCGGGCGACGAGCTGCGCGCCGACGTCGCTGGCGGCATGGTCGCCCGGCTGTCGCGTCCCGCAGCGCTGGTGGGCGACGCCGGCCTGATCCTGGACCTCTGGGGTCGGGTGGAGCCGTGGTGGGGTCCTGCGCGCGAGATCCGACCGCGACAGCTGTCCATGGCGATCGGCTCCGATCCCACGCCGCAGGCGACGCCCCGCGCCGGGGACGACCTGCAGGTGCAACCGCTGCGCCGAGCAACGCTCGACGACTACGACATCCTGCTCCCTGCCTGCGTGCACATGTTCATCGGCGAGGTCGGCTACGACCCGATGCGGCACGGCCGGGCCGCCTACGAGGATCGGTTGCGCTACCTGGTGCGTGCTGGGCGTTCGTTCGTGCAGCTGGGCTCGCTCAGGGGGCGCCTGCCCGAGGTGATCTTCAAGGCCGAGGTGGGCGTGCTGGGCGGGGGAGTGGCGCAGATCCAGGGGGTGTGGACGCATCCCGAGCTGCGGGGGCGTGGAATCGCCCGTGCAGGCATGGAGGCGCTGGTGCGCTCCGTGAGGGCGGAGGTCGCCCCGACGGTGTCGCTGTACGTGAACGACTTCAACTCGCCCGCGCTGGCCGTGTATCGGCGTGTGGGCTTCCGCGACGTGGGAACGTTCGCCACCGTCATGTTCTGA
- the ispG gene encoding flavodoxin-dependent (E)-4-hydroxy-3-methylbut-2-enyl-diphosphate synthase encodes MTAIGLGMPAMPAPVLAPRRRTRQIKVGDVLVGGDAPISVQTMTTTKTHDINATLQQIAELTAAGCDIVRVACPTQDDADALPAIARKSNIPVIADIHFQPKYVFAAIEAGCAAVRVNPGNIKRFDDQVKEIAQAAKDHGTSLRIGVNAGSLDKRLLEKYGKATPEALVESAVWEASLFEEHDFHDFKISVKHNDPVVMVRAYEMLSERGDWPLHLGVTEAGPAFQGTIKSATAFGALLSKGIGDTIRVSLSAPPVEEVKVGIQILQALNLRPRKLEIVSCPSCGRAQVDVYELAEKVTAGLEGMEVPLRVAVMGCVVNGPGEAREADLGVASGNGKGQIFVKGEVIKTVPERDIVEVLIEEAMKIAETMEPVEGAEPQVIAAP; translated from the coding sequence ATGACAGCGATCGGACTCGGCATGCCGGCCATGCCGGCACCAGTGCTCGCCCCGCGACGCAGGACCCGCCAGATCAAGGTGGGCGACGTGCTCGTCGGCGGCGACGCCCCCATCTCGGTCCAGACGATGACCACCACCAAGACCCACGACATCAACGCGACGCTTCAGCAGATCGCCGAGCTCACGGCGGCGGGCTGCGACATCGTGAGGGTCGCGTGCCCCACGCAGGACGACGCGGACGCGCTGCCCGCCATCGCGAGGAAGTCGAACATCCCTGTCATCGCGGACATCCACTTCCAGCCCAAGTACGTCTTCGCGGCGATCGAGGCGGGCTGCGCCGCGGTGCGCGTCAACCCCGGCAACATCAAGCGGTTCGACGACCAGGTCAAGGAGATCGCGCAGGCCGCCAAGGACCATGGCACGTCTCTGAGGATCGGGGTCAACGCGGGCTCGCTCGACAAGCGCCTGCTCGAGAAGTACGGGAAGGCGACGCCTGAGGCGCTCGTCGAGTCTGCGGTCTGGGAGGCGAGCCTCTTCGAGGAGCACGACTTCCACGACTTCAAGATCTCGGTCAAGCACAACGACCCCGTGGTGATGGTGCGCGCCTACGAGATGCTGTCTGAGCGCGGTGACTGGCCGCTGCACCTGGGCGTGACCGAGGCGGGACCCGCCTTCCAGGGCACCATCAAGTCGGCGACCGCCTTCGGCGCCCTGCTGAGCAAGGGCATCGGGGACACGATCCGTGTGTCCCTGTCGGCGCCGCCCGTCGAGGAGGTGAAGGTCGGCATCCAGATCCTGCAGGCGCTGAACCTGCGCCCGCGCAAGCTTGAGATCGTGTCGTGCCCGTCGTGCGGTCGCGCGCAGGTGGATGTCTACGAGCTTGCGGAGAAGGTGACCGCGGGGCTCGAGGGCATGGAGGTGCCCTTGCGTGTCGCGGTCATGGGCTGTGTCGTGAACGGCCCTGGAGAGGCGCGTGAGGCAGATCTCGGCGTGGCCTCGGGCAACGGCAAGGGCCAGATCTTCGTGAAGGGCGAGGTCATCAAGACGGTCCCGGAGCGTGACATCGTCGAGGTGCTGATCGAGGAGGCGATGAAGATCGCCGAGACGATGGAGCCGGTCGAGGGCGCGGAGCCCCAGGTGATCGCGGCACCATGA
- a CDS encoding M50 family metallopeptidase, which produces MEFLIGVLVLVVGLLVSIALHELGHMIPAKRFGVLVSEYFVGFGPRLWSRRKGETEYGFKAIPLGGYVKLVGMVPPASAVKPLRLGGWAGRLIDDTRAQAEEEIPAGQDHRAFYHLTWWRKAIVMMGGPVVNLVIAVVLFTSVLSFVGVPTQTLAVAQVVQCVPAAGATECATGDPVAPAAAAGIEAGDVFVSADGVALGSWTDLTSYVADRPGQQIALVVDRSGEDVSLTVTPATRTVYEYDDSGAVVTDAAGDPVTQQVGYLGVYSLTESQRQPLWAGASLTWDYLGQTAGVIVHLPQQVYHVARAALGLEERTTDSVMGVVGVGRISGEIASANIDGYTLGERITDMMMLLAGLNLALFAFNMIPLVPLDGGHVVSALWQGIKNGWARLRGLAAPRPVDVARMMPLAYGVFALLLVMGAVLVYADIVAPVTIA; this is translated from the coding sequence ATGGAATTCCTGATCGGTGTGCTGGTGCTGGTGGTCGGGCTGCTGGTCTCCATCGCTCTCCACGAGCTGGGGCACATGATCCCCGCCAAGCGCTTCGGGGTGCTCGTCAGCGAGTACTTCGTGGGTTTCGGGCCGCGCCTGTGGTCGCGCAGGAAGGGCGAGACCGAGTACGGCTTCAAGGCCATCCCGCTTGGCGGCTACGTCAAGCTCGTGGGGATGGTTCCGCCCGCCTCAGCCGTGAAGCCGCTCCGACTCGGAGGGTGGGCGGGCCGCCTCATCGACGACACGCGAGCGCAGGCGGAGGAGGAGATCCCCGCGGGCCAGGATCACCGTGCCTTCTACCACCTGACGTGGTGGCGCAAGGCGATCGTCATGATGGGCGGGCCGGTGGTCAACCTCGTGATCGCGGTGGTGCTGTTCACGAGCGTGCTGTCGTTCGTGGGCGTGCCGACGCAGACCCTGGCCGTGGCGCAGGTCGTGCAGTGCGTGCCCGCCGCAGGCGCCACGGAGTGCGCCACGGGCGACCCGGTCGCCCCGGCGGCGGCTGCAGGCATCGAGGCGGGCGATGTGTTCGTCTCCGCGGACGGCGTGGCGCTCGGTTCCTGGACGGATCTGACCTCGTATGTCGCTGACAGGCCCGGCCAGCAGATCGCTCTGGTGGTCGACAGGAGCGGCGAGGACGTGTCGTTGACGGTCACGCCGGCGACGCGCACCGTCTACGAGTACGACGACTCGGGCGCGGTCGTGACGGACGCGGCAGGGGATCCGGTGACCCAGCAGGTCGGCTACCTGGGCGTGTACTCGCTGACGGAGTCGCAGCGGCAGCCGCTCTGGGCCGGCGCGTCCCTCACGTGGGACTACCTGGGACAGACTGCCGGTGTCATCGTCCACCTGCCTCAACAGGTCTATCACGTCGCTCGCGCGGCGCTCGGGCTTGAGGAGCGGACCACCGACTCGGTGATGGGCGTCGTCGGCGTTGGTCGCATCTCGGGCGAGATCGCATCGGCGAACATCGACGGGTACACGCTCGGCGAGCGCATCACCGACATGATGATGCTGCTCGCCGGCTTGAACCTTGCCCTCTTCGCCTTCAACATGATCCCGCTCGTGCCTCTCGACGGCGGACACGTCGTCTCGGCGCTGTGGCAGGGCATCAAGAACGGCTGGGCACGTCTGCGCGGCCTCGCGGCTCCGCGGCCCGTGGACGTCGCGAGGATGATGCCGCTGGCGTACGGCGTGTTCGCGCTGCTGCTCGTGATGGGTGCTGTGCTCGTCTACGCGGACATCGTCGCCCCCGTGACGATCGCCTGA
- the dxr gene encoding 1-deoxy-D-xylulose-5-phosphate reductoisomerase translates to MARSVSLLGSTGSIGTQAIDVISRNADAFDVVAIAAGGADPDLIASQAALVRPALVAVARAEAAPAVRDALHARGVRAEVIAGPDAVETAASVGADTVLNGVTGSVGLRPTLAALRAGSTLALANKESLVAGGALVKAAVQRADQIVPVDSEHSALAQALRAGARSEVRRLVLTASGGAFRGWTRDMLQGVTPEQALKHPNWDMGPVVTMNSASMVNKALEVIEAHLLFDVPMRAIDVVVHPQSIVHSMVEFVDGSTIAQASPPDMRLPIALGLGWPDRVPDAAPAMDWTQAQSWDFHPLDEDAFPAIRVARAAVAASGLHPAVFNAANEECVAAFAAGALPFLGIVDTVRSVVEAYEAPGVVTLEAVDEAERWAREAARGAIQAR, encoded by the coding sequence ATGGCCCGCTCGGTCTCGCTCCTGGGCTCCACGGGCTCGATCGGGACGCAGGCGATCGACGTGATCTCGCGCAACGCCGACGCGTTCGACGTGGTCGCGATAGCCGCGGGCGGCGCTGATCCCGACCTGATCGCCTCGCAGGCGGCGCTCGTGAGGCCCGCGCTCGTGGCGGTGGCCCGCGCGGAGGCCGCACCTGCGGTGCGCGATGCGCTGCATGCCCGCGGCGTGCGCGCCGAGGTGATCGCGGGGCCGGACGCGGTCGAGACCGCGGCGTCGGTGGGTGCCGACACGGTGCTCAACGGCGTGACGGGCTCGGTGGGGCTGAGGCCCACTCTCGCCGCGCTCCGGGCCGGATCCACTCTCGCGTTGGCCAACAAGGAGTCGCTCGTCGCGGGCGGCGCGCTGGTCAAGGCTGCGGTCCAGCGCGCAGATCAGATCGTGCCGGTCGACTCCGAGCACTCGGCACTTGCTCAGGCGCTGCGCGCGGGCGCGCGCTCCGAGGTCCGCCGTCTGGTGCTCACGGCCTCGGGAGGAGCATTCCGCGGATGGACGCGGGACATGCTTCAGGGGGTCACCCCGGAGCAGGCGCTCAAGCATCCGAACTGGGACATGGGCCCGGTAGTCACCATGAACTCCGCCTCGATGGTGAACAAGGCGCTCGAGGTGATCGAGGCCCACCTGCTGTTCGACGTGCCGATGCGGGCGATCGACGTGGTGGTGCACCCGCAGTCGATCGTGCACTCGATGGTGGAGTTCGTCGACGGCTCGACGATCGCCCAGGCATCGCCGCCTGACATGCGTCTTCCGATCGCGTTGGGGCTCGGCTGGCCCGACCGTGTTCCCGATGCCGCACCCGCGATGGACTGGACGCAGGCGCAGTCGTGGGACTTCCACCCGCTCGACGAGGACGCGTTCCCTGCGATCCGCGTCGCCCGCGCCGCGGTGGCCGCTTCGGGGCTGCACCCGGCGGTGTTCAACGCGGCGAACGAGGAGTGCGTCGCGGCCTTCGCGGCCGGTGCCCTTCCGTTCCTCGGGATCGTGGACACTGTCCGGAGCGTTGTGGAGGCGTATGAGGCGCCTGGCGTCGTGACGTTGGAGGCTGTGGATGAGGCGGAGCGGTGGGCCCGAGAGGCAGCGCGCGGCGCGATCCAGGCCCGATGA
- a CDS encoding DivIVA domain-containing protein gives MTDLFPRAGRLKIGYRRAQVEEFFTAAREAYEDTEGDTMVALDIRRASFDLKRGGYSTQSVDAALDRIEQAFATRQRDSFVRTRGQEAWLADLAERAQVLYPRLRRPRGERFARPAGLSAGYDAGAVDDVLDRLTSFFDRGEPMNAEDLRSLTFSRKPRWAAYDERVVDAYLARAVDILLGVA, from the coding sequence ATGACGGACCTGTTCCCGCGCGCCGGCAGGCTCAAGATCGGGTATCGCCGCGCTCAGGTCGAAGAGTTCTTCACCGCAGCGCGCGAGGCCTATGAGGACACCGAGGGCGACACCATGGTCGCGCTCGATATTCGCCGCGCCTCGTTCGACCTCAAGCGCGGCGGGTACTCCACCCAGTCCGTCGATGCCGCGCTTGACCGGATCGAGCAGGCATTCGCCACCCGCCAGCGCGACTCGTTCGTCCGGACCCGCGGTCAGGAGGCGTGGCTTGCCGACCTCGCGGAGCGCGCTCAGGTGCTGTATCCGCGGTTGCGGCGCCCGCGCGGCGAGCGCTTCGCGCGTCCCGCAGGCCTGTCGGCGGGGTACGACGCCGGTGCGGTGGACGATGTGCTCGATCGGCTGACGAGCTTCTTCGACAGGGGCGAGCCGATGAACGCCGAGGATCTGCGGAGCCTGACGTTCTCGCGCAAGCCTCGCTGGGCGGCGTACGACGAGCGGGTCGTCGATGCCTACCTCGCACGGGCGGTGGACATCCTTCTCGGCGTGGCGTGA
- the rlmN gene encoding 23S rRNA (adenine(2503)-C(2))-methyltransferase RlmN: MMSTPVKLTFAAPRRGKPPRHFADLTVDERKEAMRELGQPSFRAKQLATHYFDHLTVDPEQMTDLPADARGGLVEALFPSLMSPVRSLEADKGATRKTLWSLHDGVKVESVLMKYPERATLCVTSQAGCGMACPFCATGQMGLTRNLSAAEIIEQVRLAARSARDGELGEEVRLSNVVFMGMGEPLANYKAVLTAVRTLVAPEPEGFGLSARHVTVSTVGLVPAIDKLAKEGIPVTLAVSLHAPDDELRDELVPINTRWKVDEVLDAARRYFDATGRRVSIEYALIRDMNDHAHRADLLGRKLNERGSGWVHVNPIPLNPTPGSKWTASDPAVEDEFVRRLRAHGIPTTIRDTRGSDIDGACGQLAIKEDD, translated from the coding sequence ATGATGAGCACCCCCGTCAAGCTGACATTCGCCGCGCCTCGTCGGGGCAAGCCTCCGCGTCACTTCGCGGACCTCACCGTCGACGAGCGCAAGGAGGCGATGCGCGAGCTCGGCCAGCCGTCGTTCCGTGCCAAGCAGCTGGCGACGCACTACTTCGACCATCTGACCGTGGACCCGGAGCAGATGACGGACCTGCCTGCCGACGCTCGTGGCGGCCTGGTGGAGGCCTTGTTCCCCAGCCTCATGAGCCCCGTGCGGTCGCTCGAGGCCGACAAGGGCGCCACACGGAAGACGCTGTGGAGCCTCCACGACGGCGTCAAGGTCGAGTCTGTGCTGATGAAGTATCCGGAGCGCGCCACGCTGTGCGTCACGAGCCAGGCCGGCTGCGGCATGGCGTGCCCCTTCTGCGCGACCGGCCAGATGGGCCTCACGCGCAACCTCTCGGCGGCCGAGATCATCGAGCAGGTGCGCCTCGCGGCGCGATCCGCGCGCGACGGCGAGCTGGGCGAGGAGGTCCGTCTGTCGAACGTCGTGTTCATGGGCATGGGCGAGCCGCTCGCCAACTACAAGGCGGTGCTCACAGCCGTGCGCACCCTGGTGGCGCCAGAGCCCGAGGGCTTCGGACTGTCCGCCCGCCATGTCACGGTGTCGACGGTGGGGCTGGTGCCCGCGATCGACAAGCTGGCGAAGGAGGGCATCCCGGTGACGCTCGCCGTGTCGCTGCACGCCCCCGACGACGAGCTGCGTGACGAGCTGGTGCCGATCAACACCCGCTGGAAGGTCGACGAGGTCCTCGACGCGGCACGGCGCTACTTCGACGCGACGGGTCGACGCGTCTCGATCGAGTACGCACTGATCCGCGACATGAACGATCATGCGCACCGGGCGGACCTGCTGGGCCGCAAGCTCAACGAGCGAGGCTCGGGCTGGGTGCATGTGAACCCGATCCCGCTGAACCCGACCCCCGGCTCCAAGTGGACCGCGTCCGACCCCGCCGTGGAGGACGAGTTCGTCCGGAGGCTCCGCGCTCACGGGATACCCACGACGATCCGCGATACTCGCGGAAGCGACATCGACGGCGCCTGCGGCCAGCTCGCGATCAAGGAGGATGACTGA
- a CDS encoding phosphatidate cytidylyltransferase, producing the protein MDDAGDGLDADLDQSDPASADEVDEVRPPGASRAARGGRNLTVATVVGLGLLVATVAAAWFDPRVFAVLVYGFLVAAVIEWRRALLLQGRKVPMVPLVLATLGMGSATWFGRAEGLTVAVLVGLAGIVAWRAVDERIENTLADSLASVFTLLWIPFLGSFIIMMEQADNGWQRVVVFVVAVVGNDTGGLFAGMLWGRHKMAPTISPNKTWEGFVGGVVLGTVAATVAAMLLLDGRWWLGTLVGLACTASAVLGDLAESAIKRDIDVKDMSSAIPGHGGVMDRLDSLLLAAPAAYVVFAAALGTLGR; encoded by the coding sequence ATGGACGACGCAGGCGACGGGCTCGACGCCGACCTGGACCAGTCGGACCCCGCCTCCGCGGACGAGGTCGACGAGGTCCGTCCTCCAGGGGCGTCGCGCGCAGCTCGCGGGGGCCGGAACCTCACGGTCGCGACCGTCGTCGGGCTCGGCCTGCTGGTCGCCACCGTCGCCGCCGCGTGGTTCGACCCACGGGTGTTCGCGGTGCTGGTGTACGGCTTCCTCGTCGCCGCCGTGATCGAGTGGCGGCGCGCGCTGCTGCTGCAGGGTCGCAAGGTGCCGATGGTGCCGCTCGTCCTCGCGACGCTCGGCATGGGCAGCGCCACCTGGTTCGGCCGAGCCGAGGGCCTCACAGTGGCCGTGCTCGTCGGTCTCGCTGGGATCGTCGCGTGGCGCGCGGTCGACGAGCGGATCGAGAACACGCTCGCCGACTCGCTGGCGTCGGTGTTCACCCTGCTGTGGATCCCGTTCCTCGGGTCGTTCATCATCATGATGGAACAGGCCGACAACGGATGGCAGCGCGTCGTCGTGTTCGTGGTCGCCGTGGTGGGCAACGACACGGGTGGTCTCTTCGCGGGCATGCTGTGGGGCCGCCACAAGATGGCCCCGACGATCAGCCCGAACAAGACCTGGGAGGGCTTCGTCGGGGGAGTGGTCCTGGGCACCGTCGCTGCCACCGTCGCCGCGATGCTGCTGCTCGACGGCCGTTGGTGGCTCGGCACGCTCGTCGGTCTCGCCTGCACCGCCTCCGCGGTGCTCGGGGACCTCGCGGAGTCCGCGATCAAGCGCGACATCGATGTCAAGGACATGAGCTCCGCCATCCCGGGCCACGGTGGAGTGATGGACAGGCTGGACTCGCTGCTGCTGGCCGCGCCGGCGGCCTACGTGGTGTTCGCCGCGGCCCTCGGAACGTTGGGAAGATGA
- the frr gene encoding ribosome recycling factor, giving the protein MIDEILLEAEENMDRAVEVAKDNFASIRSGQASAAMFANIAVDYYGAPTPLQQLASITVPEARTVVISPYDVAAKKEIESALRNSDLGVNPSDDGKVLRINMPQLTEERRRDYVKLAKTRAEEARVTVRNMRRKAKDQIDAAVKDGEVGEDEGTRGEKDLDALTKKHVDAVDALLAHKESELLEV; this is encoded by the coding sequence GTGATTGACGAGATCCTCCTCGAGGCTGAGGAGAACATGGACAGGGCGGTCGAGGTCGCCAAGGACAACTTCGCCTCGATCCGGTCGGGCCAGGCGTCCGCAGCGATGTTCGCTAACATCGCGGTGGACTACTACGGCGCGCCCACCCCGCTGCAGCAGCTGGCATCGATCACGGTGCCCGAGGCGCGCACCGTCGTGATCTCGCCGTACGACGTCGCCGCCAAGAAGGAGATCGAGAGCGCTCTGCGCAACTCGGACCTGGGCGTGAACCCGAGCGACGACGGCAAGGTGCTGCGCATCAACATGCCGCAGCTCACCGAGGAGCGCCGTCGCGACTACGTCAAGCTCGCGAAGACCCGTGCCGAGGAGGCGCGCGTCACCGTCAGGAACATGCGCCGCAAGGCCAAGGACCAGATCGACGCCGCAGTCAAGGACGGCGAGGTCGGCGAGGACGAGGGCACGCGCGGTGAGAAGGACCTGGACGCGCTGACGAAGAAGCATGTCGACGCGGTCGATGCACTTCTCGCGCACAAGGAGAGCGAGCTGCTCGAGGTCTGA
- the pyrH gene encoding UMP kinase produces MSETSSIPDTAPPAARRVLLKLSGEMFGGGGIGVDPDVISRVAHEIAAAVREGVQVAIVVGGGNFFRGAELSQRGMERARADYMGMLGTVMNALALQDFLEQSGVATRVQTAITMGQVAEPYIPLRAIRHLDKGRVVIFAAGAGMPYFSTDTVSVQRALEVRCTEVIMGKNGVDGVYTADPRQDPSARKLEHVTYRDALQQRLNVMDASAFSLAMDNKVPMVVFGLEGEGNVTKALLGERIGTLVTA; encoded by the coding sequence ATGTCCGAGACCAGCTCGATCCCGGACACGGCGCCCCCGGCGGCGCGGCGCGTGCTGTTGAAGCTCTCGGGTGAGATGTTCGGGGGCGGCGGCATCGGCGTCGACCCCGACGTCATCTCCCGCGTCGCGCACGAGATCGCGGCCGCTGTGCGCGAGGGCGTGCAGGTGGCGATCGTGGTCGGCGGCGGCAACTTCTTCCGCGGGGCCGAGCTCAGCCAGCGTGGCATGGAGCGTGCCCGTGCGGACTACATGGGCATGCTCGGCACGGTCATGAACGCGCTCGCGCTTCAGGACTTCCTGGAGCAGTCGGGCGTCGCCACCCGTGTGCAGACCGCCATCACGATGGGTCAGGTCGCAGAGCCCTACATCCCGCTGCGGGCGATCCGGCACCTCGACAAGGGGCGCGTCGTGATCTTCGCCGCAGGCGCCGGCATGCCGTACTTCTCGACGGACACGGTCTCCGTGCAGCGTGCGCTCGAGGTGCGGTGCACCGAGGTCATCATGGGCAAGAACGGGGTCGACGGGGTGTACACGGCGGACCCGCGCCAGGACCCGTCCGCACGGAAGCTGGAGCACGTGACCTACCGCGATGCGCTGCAGCAGCGCCTCAACGTGATGGACGCGTCGGCGTTCTCGCTCGCGATGGACAACAAGGTCCCGATGGTGGTGTTCGGGCTCGAGGGCGAGGGCAACGTGACGAAGGCCCTGCTGGGTGAGAGAATCGGGACGCTCGTGACGGCCTGA
- the tsf gene encoding translation elongation factor Ts, protein MANYTVADIQALRERTGAGMLDVKKALDEADGNIDAAVDILRVKGLKGVAKREGRSASEGLVITHIADIDGGQAGTLIELNSETDFVAKNDKFIALAGDVLAAVVAAGAADAEAALAAPIEDTTVGAYIDAAAGTLGEKIVLRRVARIEAPVVSEYLHRTNKDLPAQVGVLVGSDAKAAEVARDIAMHIAAYSPIYLVREDASEETIANERRVAEETAKAEGKPEAALPKIVEGRLNGYFKENTLVDQAFAKDPKTTVGKVIEATGGQVTAFARFRVGA, encoded by the coding sequence ATGGCGAACTACACCGTTGCCGACATCCAGGCGCTCCGCGAGCGCACCGGCGCCGGCATGCTCGACGTCAAGAAGGCGCTCGATGAGGCGGATGGCAACATCGACGCCGCCGTCGACATCCTTCGCGTCAAGGGCCTCAAGGGCGTGGCGAAGCGAGAGGGCCGCTCGGCTTCCGAGGGACTCGTCATCACTCACATCGCCGACATCGACGGCGGCCAGGCCGGCACGCTGATCGAGCTCAACTCCGAGACCGACTTCGTGGCGAAGAACGACAAGTTCATCGCGCTCGCCGGCGACGTGCTCGCAGCGGTGGTCGCCGCGGGTGCGGCAGACGCCGAGGCCGCGCTCGCCGCCCCGATCGAGGACACCACGGTCGGCGCCTACATCGACGCCGCGGCCGGCACGCTCGGCGAGAAGATCGTCCTGCGTCGCGTCGCCCGCATCGAGGCACCGGTCGTCTCCGAGTACCTGCACCGCACCAACAAGGACCTGCCCGCCCAGGTGGGAGTCCTCGTCGGGTCGGACGCGAAGGCGGCCGAGGTCGCGCGTGACATCGCGATGCACATCGCCGCGTACTCGCCGATCTACCTGGTCCGTGAGGACGCCTCCGAGGAGACGATCGCCAACGAGCGTCGCGTCGCCGAGGAGACCGCCAAGGCGGAGGGCAAGCCCGAGGCTGCGCTCCCGAAGATCGTCGAGGGCCGTCTCAACGGTTACTTCAAGGAGAACACCCTGGTCGACCAGGCCTTCGCGAAGGACCCCAAGACGACCGTGGGCAAGGTCATCGAGGCCACGGGTGGTCAGGTGACCGCCTTCGCCCGCTTCCGTGTGGGAGCCTAG
- the rpsB gene encoding 30S ribosomal protein S2, whose product MAVVTMRQLLDSGVHFGHQTSRWNPKMKRFIFTERNGIYIIDLQQSLSMIDNAYEFVRETVAHGGNILFVGTKRQAQETIAEQASRVGMPYVNERWLGGMLTNFATVSKRVARLKELELIDFDDVAGSGRTKKELLGLRREKDKLAKTLGGIRDMAKVPSAIWVVDSNKEHLAIDEAQKLGIPVVGILDSNCDPDDVSYGIPGNDDAIRAVGLLTRVIADAVADGIKQRHAVKTGTEAEAEGVEEPLAEWEQELLDGAKADEAPAAEAAAEETVEAPAAEETVAETAEAAAPADEK is encoded by the coding sequence ATGGCCGTCGTGACCATGCGCCAGCTGCTCGACTCGGGTGTCCACTTCGGCCACCAGACCAGCCGCTGGAACCCCAAGATGAAGCGCTTCATCTTCACCGAGCGCAACGGCATCTACATCATCGACCTGCAGCAGTCGCTGTCGATGATCGACAACGCCTACGAGTTCGTCCGCGAGACCGTCGCGCACGGCGGCAACATCCTCTTCGTCGGCACCAAGCGCCAGGCGCAGGAGACCATCGCCGAGCAGGCCTCGCGCGTCGGCATGCCGTACGTGAACGAGCGCTGGCTCGGCGGTATGCTCACCAACTTCGCCACCGTGAGCAAGCGTGTCGCGCGCCTCAAGGAGCTCGAGCTCATCGACTTCGACGACGTCGCAGGCTCCGGCCGCACGAAGAAGGAGCTGCTCGGTCTTCGTCGCGAGAAGGACAAGCTCGCCAAGACCCTCGGTGGCATCCGCGACATGGCCAAGGTCCCCTCGGCCATCTGGGTCGTCGACTCCAACAAGGAGCACCTGGCGATCGACGAGGCGCAGAAGCTCGGCATCCCCGTCGTCGGCATCCTCGACTCGAACTGCGACCCTGACGACGTCTCGTACGGCATCCCCGGGAACGACGACGCCATCCGCGCCGTCGGCCTGCTCACGCGCGTGATCGCGGATGCGGTGGCCGACGGCATCAAGCAGCGTCATGCGGTCAAGACCGGCACCGAGGCCGAGGCCGAGGGCGTCGAGGAGCCGCTGGCAGAGTGGGAGCAGGAGCTCCTGGACGGCGCGAAGGCCGACGAGGCTCCCGCCGCCGAGGCTGCAGCCGAGGAGACCGTCGAGGCCCCCGCCGCCGAGGAGACCGTTGCCGAGACCGCCGAGGCTGCTGCCCCGGCTGACGAGAAGTAA